GCGAAAGCGCTTCGCTGAACGGCGATCTCGGCAATCTCGTCTCGTCCATCGCCCAGACCAGGGGCAAGATCGCGGAAACCGGGCTGCAGATCCTGCAGATCGATGCCGATCACAGCTCGGAGGTCTCCGATCAGCTGCGTCAGGCGGAGAGCGACGGCGGCCAGTTTTCCGAGCGGCTGATCGCCGCCGAGGACGATCTGAAGCGGATCGACCTCAAGGCACCGCAGGCGGGGATCGTCGATCAGCTGAGCATCCATGCCGAAGGGGCGGTCATTTCGCCGGCCGAGGCGATCCTGCAGATCGTTCCGGACAAGGACGCGCTGGTGGCGGAGCTGAAACTCTCGCCGCAGGATATTGATCAGATCAGCGTCGGGCAGGCGGTGTCCTTGCGCTTTCCCGCCTTCAATCAGCGGATAACACCTGAGTTGAACGGACAGGTCGACACCATCTCGGCGGATCTGGTGACGGATCAGCGTTCGGGTCAAGGCTATTATGTCGTGAGGGCCAAGGTGGCAAAGACGGAATGGGATCGGCTGGGGCAGCTTACGCCGTTGCCGGGCATGCCCGTGGAGGCTTTCCTGCAGACAGGCCAGAGAAGCGTCCTGGCCTATCTGACAAAGCCGATGACCGACCAGATCAGGCGGGCGTTTAGAGAAGATTAGCGTAGTCTCGCGCCGCGGTCTTTTTTCCCGGACACGCGTGCCGATATTACAGCGCCTCCCGTCTTTCAAGACGCGCTAAGGGCGCTATAATTCTTTGAAATTATGCAATAAATAAGCGGCCGCCCGATTTTCGTCGAACGGCCGTCATGGAATGCTTCGAGTTCTGGGACCGGTCAGATATGCCAGTCCGCCGTATGGGCGGATTGGGCCGAGGCGGCGAGCTGGGCGGCATGATCGTCCAAGGAATAGGCCTTAATATAGTCGATCTTCATCTCGGATCCGTTCGGAAGCCCATCCGTCGGAGTGCCCGCTACGCCGCCGACTGCGAGATCGACCAGCATATACATTGGGCCATGCATATCGGCGGGTGTATCGGCATGGGCGACGGCGACGTCGTCGAAGTACCAGACGATCTGATCCTTGTCCCAAAGCACGCCGTAATTGTGGAAGCCGTTGGTGCTCGGCACTTCCACTGGAATGGACGTCTTCGTATGCTCGCCGGTGGCATTCGAATGAACCGTGACATTCACCGTGGTGGGGTTCTGCCCGCGCATCTCCACCACATCGAGTTCCGGCGGCCAGGAGCCGTCCTCCGGCAACAGCCAGAAGGCGGGCCAGACGCCCTGATTGTGCGGCATCTCCGCTCGCATTTCGAAATAGCCATAGGTCTGCGAGAAGGTGGAGTGGGTGGTCAGGAGGCCGGATGTGTAATCATGGTTCTCGACGATCGACTTCAATGCATCCGGCGTTTGCTTCGCCGTGATCGTCAGAACGCCGTCCGAGACGGAAAACGGGTTTGCGGATGCCGTCGGCGCGTAGGACGGATTGATATACCATTGCAGCTCATCGTTCAGGCTGCTGCCCTTGTCCGGCGCCCAATGGTATTTAGCATCCCAGGTGCCCTGCGTTCCCTCGTGCAGCGAGAGCGTGTTGAAATCGTCTGAAAAGGTTTGCGTCAGGGATGCTCTGTCGAGGCCCAGCTGGAACTGGTCTTGGTGAAGGTCGGACACGATCTTGTTGGCGAAGACCAGACTTTCGCCATTGCCGAGGTCGAGCCGAACATTGGCTCCTTCCTGTGTGGAATGGCTGACGACCTGATCGAACGACGTTAGGCCGTACTGGTTGAGCCGCACCTTGTCGTCGTCGCTGAAGTCGGTGATGAGATCGCTGCCGTTGCCCTTGGAGATGACGAAGGTATCGGCCCCGCCGCCGCCGATAAGCACATCGTTGCCGCCGCGCCCGTCGATGGTCTGGCTGCCGCTGCCGCCGGTGATGATGTTGTCGGCGTCATTGCCATAGGCGTGGCGGTTGTCGCCGGTGACGGTGAGGTTTTCGACATTGGCCGGCAGCGTGTAATCCATCCAGGTGTTGACGGTATCGATGCCGGCATTGGGGGCTTCATAGACCCGATTGTTGCTCGAGTAGATATAATAGATATCGTCGCCGGTACCGCCCATTATCGTCACGTTGACGGTGTTGTCGCCCCATATGGAATCATTGCCGGCGGTACCGTAGAGCGTCGGTCCCGAGCCGGTGGCGGAAAAGAAACCCGTCGACGTACCGCTATAGTAAAGCGGTTGTCCAAGAGCATTCAAAACTGAATTGGGCATCAGAAACCTCTTCCTTGGTGCCGGACCAGCTCCTCCACCGATCTAATATTTCTCCCCACTCATATGCATCAGATAGCGTGCATTGTTTTTCTGCCCAGCCCCTGCGGCAAGTTTTTTCGTCGCAATATTCAGGATGGTCTGATGGCGCTTGCCGTGCCGTCGGCGGCGCGGCGCAATTGCTCGCCGCACCGCCGAAGTTCAGGGTTCAGAGAGCCGCCTTGACCTTCTTGGCAATTTCCGGACTCACCCAGGTCGTCCAGATCTCCTCATGGGTCTTCAGGAAATATCTGGCGGCGTCCTCATTCGTTCCCTGGTTGTCCGTCTGCCAGGCAAGAACGCTATTCACCAGATCATTCGTCCACGTCCGCTTCTTGAGATAATCCATCGCAACTCCGGCCTTCTCGGCAAATTGCCTGGTCACGACGGTGAAGACTTCCGAGACGGGGTAGGAGTTGACTTTCGGATTGGGGCAATCGAGGACGGAGGTGCAGGCGTCCCATTCGACCTTGTCATGGGGCACACCGAAGGAGAGACGTACCATCGGGTACTTGCCGAGAATTGATGTCGGCGACCAGTAGTAGCCGAGCCAGCCGGTCTTCTTTTCGAAGGCATTGGCGATCGTGCCGTCCAGGGCGGCGGCGGAGCCGGTCTCGACGATTTCAAATCCCCTCTTTTCTCCATCAAGCGCCCTGAAGAGATTGCCGAGCGATGCCTGGCATTGCCAGCCGGGCGGGCAATTGCAGATGACGCCTTTTTTCGGATCGTCGGGAGCAGGGAAGAGTTCGGGATGTTCCAACGCCTGCTGAACGGTCTTGATATCGGGATGGGCGTCGGCCAGGAATTTCGGAATCCACCAGCCGTCCTGGCCGCCTTCGGAGAGAATGCCGGCCGCAATAACCAGCCGGCCTTCGGAAACGGCCTGATCCAGCGGCGTGCGCACGGCATTGATCCAAATCTCGGGAGCGACGTCGGGCTGGCCCTTCTCGTTCATGGAGGTGAAGGTCGGCAGCGTATCGCCTGTCACCAGATCGACCGAGCAGCCGTAACCTTCCTGGAGGATGATCTTGTCGACATTTGCCGCGACGCCGGCCGAAGCCCAGTTCATCTCGGCAAGCGACACCGAGCCGCAATCGGCATGCGCGCCGCCGGCAAGGCTATAGAGTGCTGCCGCGAAGGCGGCGGCAATAATATGTTTCTTCATGTAAGACCTCCAGGTCCTGATATTGCTGTTCTGGAAGGATACCGCGGTAGAACTGCCGACCGCTTCCCTTCGCTCTTGCGATGCTTCGGGCGCATGTGATTGCGCCGAGGTAAGCTCGATCAACCATCACCGCCGGGATGCGTGGGCGTTATTGCCACATGCGTCCCATGGACATGTGTTGGCCGGGTGAAGTTTTAAGCTTTCCCACAGGAATGACGTGGGCGATCGGTCAATCTGCCCTTCGAGTTCGACGGGCGAGGCCGCCGGATCCAAGCGGCGCGGGGTGGGAAAGAGATTTTCCGTTTCCGGCGGCCCAAGAGATGGCTGTTCCTTTTAATCTACCATTTTTGTGGACAATATTCGCATTATCGAAAACGCATGTGATTTCCGAAAGGGATGAGAATGAGTGCGCCCAAACTCGTCGGCTTTGCCGGCAGCTTCAACAGGCCGTCGAAGACCCATGCGCTGGTTCAGACCGTTGCCGGTCTGGCAAGCGAGCGATATGGCTTCACCAGCAGGGTTTACGATCTGCACGATGTCGGCGCCTCCCTCGGATTGGCGCAATGGCGCAAGGATCTCGACGATCAGGCGAGAAGCGTCATCGATGAGATCGTGTCGGCCGATGCTCTCATCATCGGTTCGCCGACCTTCAAGGGCTCCTATCCCGGACTGTTCAAGCATCTGATCGACCTCATCGATCCGCATGAGCTGCGCGCCAAGCCGATCATCATCACGGCGACCGGCGGCGGTGACCGGCATGCGCTGATGGTCGAACATCAGCTGCGGCCGCTCTTCGGCTTCTTCATGGCGCATACATTGCCGACGGCGGTCTATGCGTCGGATCGCGATTTCACCGACTACAGGGTCTCGTCCGAGCCGCTGGCCAACCGGATCAACGAGGTCGTCGGCGAGCTTGCGGCCTTTTTCCCGTATCCGGTGACGAGGCTTGCCGCTGCGGAATGATGGGCGATCACGCCCGAACGTCTCGGATTTGTCAACGGAATGGAGGGTTACATGAAATGGAATGTCATCAGCCGCCTGAAGACGATTTTTGCCGGTCCCGCGCTGCAGAAGGTGGATGTTCGCACGCGGTCCGTTGACTGGGTCGAGTCCGCGGAGCGGGAACGAGAACTCTCCGCCCGAGACTACGAGATCTATTATTGGTGCTCCACGCCGGCGCCCTGGTATTGAAAGGATGCGCCTTTGATGCCGTGTCGCCAGTTGAGCTTCCCATCATTATTCATCGCGAGGCTTCCATGACCAGAGTGCTGATTGTGCCGGGTCTTTTCGGCTCGGATGAGGGGCATTGGCAGCGTTACTGGCTGCAGGATCATCAAGATGCCCGGCTGGTCGAGCAGGACGATTGGGATTTTCCCCATCTCGGCAGCTGGATGGAAAAGCTGGAGGAAGCGCTGGAAGAGGCTGGCGACGCCTATGTCGTCGCGCACAGCCTCGGCGGCGTATTGACGGCCAGATTGGCCGGTCGGCCGGCCGCGCGAAGGGTCAAAGGAGCGCTGCTCGTCGCGCCCTGCGATATTCCGGCGACCGAAGCCTTACACGCCGGACATCTTACCTTCGGCACGATGCCGACGGAAGCCCTGCCTTTCCCCAGCATCACGATCGGAAGCCTGAACGATATCTATATGAGGCTCGACCGGCTGACCATGTTCGGGCGGCTCTGGAAATCCGATGTGCGCAATATCGGCCTTGCGGGGCATATCAACATCGCCAGCGGCTTCGGGCGTTGGCCAAGCGGCTATGGCTTTCTTGAAACACTGAAGATGCGCAGCAGACATCGCAGGCCGCAAGGGTTTTCGACGACGGTCGCAGTCCCCATCTAAAAGAAGGGCTTTTCATATCGAAGGTTCGACGCCATTGTGCGGCGGATTTTCTGTAATCAAAGTAAACCTCCACCTACGGTGGAGGACTGGACGCGTTCTACACGGTAGTTGAGAGACCTCCTGCTTGAACCGCTGGCGTGGCCCAGACTTCGAACAAGGAGGTTTTATGGATGAGCAAACGCTCTCGCATGCGACGTGGGACTGCAAGTATCACGTTGTTTTTGGCAGCAAATACCGAACGAAAAGACTTTACGGGGACGTGCGGCGTGAGTTGGGAGAACTCTTACGTCGGCTGGCACAGCAGAAAGGCTGCCAGATCGAAGAGGGTCATTTGATGCCCGACCATGTGCATATGCTGATATCGATCCCGCCGAAATATTCGGTTGCGCATATTGTTGGCTTTCTGAAGGGCAAGACGGCGCTTTATGTTGCCAACAAATATGCGCGCAAGCGGCGCTACAAGGGTTATCACTTTTGGGCGCGCGGGTATTTCGTATCGACGACGGGCTACAACGAGCAGGTCGTCAGACAATATATCCGTAATCAGGAAAAGGCCGACAAAGCTTCCGACTTTGCCGACCTCTTCAATCGTAGCTACTAAGCGCTAACAAAACCACTTCTAGTGGTTCAAGCGCAGCGTTTCAAACCTCCACCTTTGGTGGAGGTCATGACTTGATCCTACCCCACATCGGCGCATCCAAGGCGTGCAACGGGGCAGAACTTTGGAGGTAAGACAATGAGTTTGCGCATCAACGATATTGCTCCGGATTTTACGGCGGACACGACCCAAGGCGAAGTCCAGTTCCACGACTGGATCGGCAATGGCTGGGCCGTGCTGTTCTCCCATCCGAAGAACTTCACGCCGGTCTGCACAACGGAACTCGGCGCGATGGCCGGTCTCGAAGGTGAATTCCGCAAGCGCGGCGTCAAGATCATCGGCATTTCCGTCGATCCCGTCGAAAGTCACGGCCGCTGGAAGAACGACATCAAGACAGCGACGGGCTTCGATGTCGACTATCCGCTGATCGGCGACAAGGACCTGAAGGTCGCCAAGCTCTACGACATGCTGCCGGCCGGTGCCGGCGAAAGCTCGGAAGGCCGCACGCCCGCCGACAACGCCACCGTCCGCTCCGTCTTCGTCATCGGCCCCGACAAGAAGATCAAGCTGATCCTCACCTATCCGATGACGACGGGCCGCAACTTCGGCGAAATCCTGCGCGCGATCGACTCGATCCAGCTGACATCGAAGCATCAGGTCGCGACGCCGGCAAACTGGCAGCAGGGCGAAGACGTCATCATCACCGCTGCCGTCTCCAACGAAGATGCCATTACCCGTTTTGGCTCGTTCGACACGGTATTGCCCTATCTGCGCAAGACCCGCCAGCCGTCTGCCTGACGCTAACCAGCGGTTGAAATTTGCTAGACAAGCGGTGCGGCCCTAAAGGCCGCATTGTTTTTTCAAAGGCTGACGTTTTCACGCAGAAACTCCAGAAGCGTCCGCACGCGCGCCGGCAGCGGGCCACCCTGGCCGATATAGACGGCATGGAATTCCTCGACATCGCCGGGGTTTAGATCTTCAAGGACGGGCAGCAGACGGCCTGCCGCGATATCCGATCTGACGGTGAAGGCGGCAAGCCGCGCCAGGCCGGCGCCGCCGAGCGCAAGATGGCGCATGGCCTCTCCGTCGCCCACCTGCAGGCTGCGTGCGGAAGGGAGCGTCGCGATCTCACCATCAACCAGCAACGGCCAACCTTCGATTGCCCGGGAATAGGCAAAGCCGATGCGGCAATGTTTGTCCAGCTCGGTGGCGGAGCGGGGCGCGCCATGCCGCTTCAGGTAATCCGGCGAGGCGACGATGACCTTGCGCGTCGCTCCAAGCTTGCGGGCCGTCAAGCTGGAGCTTTTCAGCGGTCCGGCGCGGATTGCGACATCGGCCCGCTCTTCCATCAGATCGACGATCCGGTCCGTGTGGAAGATCTCCAGCGAGACATTCGGGTGAAGCGCCATGAAGGCGGGAATGAGCGGCGCCAGCACATGGTTTCCGAACGAGCTGCTGGTGTTGACTCGGATATGGCCGGCAACCTGCTCTCCCGCCGAGGCATGGCGTTCGGCCTCTGCGATATCGGCGAGGATGGCGACGCTCCGCTCAAAGAAGGTACAGCCCTCGGGGGTGAGCTGCAGCCGCCGTGTCGAGCGATGAATGAGCCGTGCGCCTAGACGCTTTTCCAGCCTCGTGACAAGCTTGCTGACCGCAGAGGGCGTCATGCGGCAGGCCGTGGCGGCGGCGGTGAAGCCGCCGAGTTCCACGGCGCGTACGAAGACTTCCATTTCCCCGGAACGGTTGATCTCTTGGCGGCTCATGATGAATTCAAATCACAAATCAGTTTCTCTCCGGCAATCTATATCATCTTCCTTTGGCGGTCTATCTATCTGAAGAACCAACAGGAGACGGACGATGGACTACAGAAATCTCGGTGCTTCCGGCCTTCGCGTTCCCGTGCTCAGTTTCGGCGCCGGCACGTTTGCCGGCAGCGGCCCCCTCTTCAGCGCCTGGGGCTCGACAGATGCGACGGAAGCACGCCGTCTGGTCGATATCTGCCTGGAGGCGGGCGTCAATCTCTTCGATACCGCCGATGTCTATTCGGCCGGTGCATCGGAGGAGGTGCTTGGCCAGGCGATCCGGGGCAGGCGCGATGCCGTGCTGATCTCGACGAAGACAGCTTTGCCGATGGGCGAGGGACCGGCCGATTGGGGGAGTTCGCGTTCGCGATTGATCAGATCGGTCGACGCGGCCCTGCGGCGCCTCGGCACCGATTACATCGACCTCTTGCAACTACACGCCTTCGATGCCTCGACGCCGATCGAGGAAACGCTCTCCACCCTTGATCAACTCGTGAAGGCGGGAAAGCTCCGCTACATC
Above is a window of Rhizobium sp. CCGE531 DNA encoding:
- a CDS encoding HlyD family type I secretion periplasmic adaptor subunit; translated protein: MTEKASPSTERTIRRLSLLVAAAVLLLFGVMGGLAAATKISGAVIASGTLVVDSYVKPVKHLKGGIARAIPVKNGDHVTAGQVLVRLDDTQTKANLAIIRKRLNELSARTARLAAERDGRQDIAFPAELLSAADNAGVAAIMAGERQLFFDRHASREGQKSQLHERIQQLKQEIEGLVAQEQGKRREIALIAKELGSLEGLLDQGIISATKVYSLQRESASLNGDLGNLVSSIAQTRGKIAETGLQILQIDADHSSEVSDQLRQAESDGGQFSERLIAAEDDLKRIDLKAPQAGIVDQLSIHAEGAVISPAEAILQIVPDKDALVAELKLSPQDIDQISVGQAVSLRFPAFNQRITPELNGQVDTISADLVTDQRSGQGYYVVRAKVAKTEWDRLGQLTPLPGMPVEAFLQTGQRSVLAYLTKPMTDQIRRAFRED
- a CDS encoding family 16 glycosylhydrolase, which produces MPNSVLNALGQPLYYSGTSTGFFSATGSGPTLYGTAGNDSIWGDNTVNVTIMGGTGDDIYYIYSSNNRVYEAPNAGIDTVNTWMDYTLPANVENLTVTGDNRHAYGNDADNIITGGSGSQTIDGRGGNDVLIGGGGADTFVISKGNGSDLITDFSDDDKVRLNQYGLTSFDQVVSHSTQEGANVRLDLGNGESLVFANKIVSDLHQDQFQLGLDRASLTQTFSDDFNTLSLHEGTQGTWDAKYHWAPDKGSSLNDELQWYINPSYAPTASANPFSVSDGVLTITAKQTPDALKSIVENHDYTSGLLTTHSTFSQTYGYFEMRAEMPHNQGVWPAFWLLPEDGSWPPELDVVEMRGQNPTTVNVTVHSNATGEHTKTSIPVEVPSTNGFHNYGVLWDKDQIVWYFDDVAVAHADTPADMHGPMYMLVDLAVGGVAGTPTDGLPNGSEMKIDYIKAYSLDDHAAQLAASAQSAHTADWHI
- a CDS encoding ABC transporter substrate-binding protein, with the protein product MKKHIIAAAFAAALYSLAGGAHADCGSVSLAEMNWASAGVAANVDKIILQEGYGCSVDLVTGDTLPTFTSMNEKGQPDVAPEIWINAVRTPLDQAVSEGRLVIAAGILSEGGQDGWWIPKFLADAHPDIKTVQQALEHPELFPAPDDPKKGVICNCPPGWQCQASLGNLFRALDGEKRGFEIVETGSAAALDGTIANAFEKKTGWLGYYWSPTSILGKYPMVRLSFGVPHDKVEWDACTSVLDCPNPKVNSYPVSEVFTVVTRQFAEKAGVAMDYLKKRTWTNDLVNSVLAWQTDNQGTNEDAARYFLKTHEEIWTTWVSPEIAKKVKAAL
- the msuE gene encoding FMN reductase, which gives rise to MSAPKLVGFAGSFNRPSKTHALVQTVAGLASERYGFTSRVYDLHDVGASLGLAQWRKDLDDQARSVIDEIVSADALIIGSPTFKGSYPGLFKHLIDLIDPHELRAKPIIITATGGGDRHALMVEHQLRPLFGFFMAHTLPTAVYASDRDFTDYRVSSEPLANRINEVVGELAAFFPYPVTRLAAAE
- a CDS encoding alpha/beta hydrolase codes for the protein MTRVLIVPGLFGSDEGHWQRYWLQDHQDARLVEQDDWDFPHLGSWMEKLEEALEEAGDAYVVAHSLGGVLTARLAGRPAARRVKGALLVAPCDIPATEALHAGHLTFGTMPTEALPFPSITIGSLNDIYMRLDRLTMFGRLWKSDVRNIGLAGHINIASGFGRWPSGYGFLETLKMRSRHRRPQGFSTTVAVPI
- the tnpA gene encoding IS200/IS605 family transposase; translation: MDEQTLSHATWDCKYHVVFGSKYRTKRLYGDVRRELGELLRRLAQQKGCQIEEGHLMPDHVHMLISIPPKYSVAHIVGFLKGKTALYVANKYARKRRYKGYHFWARGYFVSTTGYNEQVVRQYIRNQEKADKASDFADLFNRSY
- a CDS encoding peroxiredoxin, which translates into the protein MSLRINDIAPDFTADTTQGEVQFHDWIGNGWAVLFSHPKNFTPVCTTELGAMAGLEGEFRKRGVKIIGISVDPVESHGRWKNDIKTATGFDVDYPLIGDKDLKVAKLYDMLPAGAGESSEGRTPADNATVRSVFVIGPDKKIKLILTYPMTTGRNFGEILRAIDSIQLTSKHQVATPANWQQGEDVIITAAVSNEDAITRFGSFDTVLPYLRKTRQPSA
- a CDS encoding LysR substrate-binding domain-containing protein, which codes for MSRQEINRSGEMEVFVRAVELGGFTAAATACRMTPSAVSKLVTRLEKRLGARLIHRSTRRLQLTPEGCTFFERSVAILADIAEAERHASAGEQVAGHIRVNTSSSFGNHVLAPLIPAFMALHPNVSLEIFHTDRIVDLMEERADVAIRAGPLKSSSLTARKLGATRKVIVASPDYLKRHGAPRSATELDKHCRIGFAYSRAIEGWPLLVDGEIATLPSARSLQVGDGEAMRHLALGGAGLARLAAFTVRSDIAAGRLLPVLEDLNPGDVEEFHAVYIGQGGPLPARVRTLLEFLRENVSL